Proteins encoded in a region of the Nicotiana tomentosiformis chromosome 9, ASM39032v3, whole genome shotgun sequence genome:
- the LOC104103754 gene encoding probable LRR receptor-like serine/threonine-protein kinase At4g36180, with protein MATIPFSLLFFILFLFSPFFISFAQKNPEIQALESFKLNIHDPIGALNNWDSKSPSAPCDWRGIVCLNDSVSELRLPRLQLSGPLTAEIANLRMLRKLSLRSNFFNGTIPASLSKCTLLDTVFLQYNSFSGEIPPEILKLKQLLTFNVAGNQMYGEIPGELPASIRYFDISSNLFSGSIPEEISEPSQLTLFNISYNQFSGGIPASFGLLQQLQYILLDYNKLEGTLPSAIANCSFLVHLSAEGNSISGIIPAAIAALPKINVINLSHNNLSGFLPPSMFCNGSVNPPSLRIIQLNHNAFTEILQPQLSTCVSFLQVLDLQQNQIHGNFPTFLTDNSTLRSLDLSGNLFSGKIPGSIGNLLRLEQLRMANNSFEGDIPVGITKCSGLMVLDLEGNRLIGEIPRFLGDFKSLKILSLGRNQFSGLIPSSFGNITSLESLNLEGNRLTGSLPEELMFLSNLSILDLSGNKFSGSIPDGIWNFQQLSVLNMSRNGLSGSIPSSIGTLYKLVALDLSGQNLSGELPSDIAGLPNLQVIALQENKLSGNVPEGFSSLMGLQYLNLSSNSFSGHIPSTFGFLTSLVVLSLSNNNISGSIPPDLGNSSALEALNLRSNSLSGQIPADLARLSRLSVLNLGRNNLTGEIPEIISNCSSLTSLVLDMNHLSGIIPASLSSLLSLNTLDLSGNNLNGEIPENLTMLPNLVNFNVSNNKLEGEIPMTLGSRFNDPLDYIGNQGLCGEPLDIKCERYRNDRKRLIMFIAVAASGGLLLASCCCFYIYALLRWRRKLKEKAAGEKKHSPARVSSRSSRSRGSGVNGGPKLVMFNNKITVAETIEATREFDEENVLSRTRHGVLFKACYNDGMLLSICRLPDGSLDENKFRKEAESLGRLKHRNLTVLRGYYAGPPDLRLLAYDYMPNGNLATLLQEASHQDGHVLNWPMRHLIALGIARALAFLHASSIVHGDVKPQNVLFDADFEAHLSDFGLDKLTVATSAEPSTSTSVGTIGYVAPETALTGEATRQSDVYSFGIVLLELLTGKRPLMFTQDEDIVKWVKRQLQRGQISELLEPGLLELDPESSEWEEFLLGIKVGLLCTAPDPLDRPTMTDVVFMLEGCRVGPNISSADPTDQISLA; from the coding sequence ATGGCTACTATTCCATTTTCTCTACTTTTCTTCATTCTATTTCTCtttagcccatttttcatatcctTTGCCCAAAAAAACCCAGAAATTCAAGCCCTTGAATCGTTCAAACTTAATATTCATGACCCAATTGGAGCACTCAACAACTGGGATTCTAAATCTCCTTCTGCTCCATGTGATTGGCGGGGAATCGTTTGTTTAAACGACAGCGTTAGTGAACTCCGTTTGCCACGTCTACAGTTGAGTGGTCCACTCACTGCGGAAATTGCTAACTTGCGCATGTTGCGTAAGCTTAGCCTCCGTTCCAATTTCTTCAATGGTACTATCCCTGCTTCACTTTCCAAATGCACATTACTTGATACTGTTTTCTTACAGTACAACTCGTTTTCCGGCGAGATTCCGCCGGAGATATTGAAGCTGAAACAACTTCTTACTTTTAATGTTGCCGGAAATCAGATGTATGGTGAAATCCCTGGCGAGCTGCCGGCGAGTATCCGGTACTTTGATATTTCTTCAAATTTGTTCTCCGGTAGCATACCGGAGGAAATATCGGAACCGTCTCAGCTTACTCTGTTCAATATTTCTTACAACCAATTTTCTGGAGGAATTCCGGCGAGTTTTGGTTTACTTCAGCAGCTTCAGTATATTTTACTTGATTATAATAAATTAGAAGGAACATTGCCTTCTGCAATTGCTAACTGTTCATTTTTAGTGCATTTGAGTGCTGAAGGCAATAGTATTAGTGGTATTATACCTGCGGCAATTGCTGCTCTTCCTAAGATTAATGTGATTAATTTATCGCATAATAACCTTTCTGGATTTTTACCACCTTCAATGTTCTGCAATGGTTCTGTAAATCCTCCGTCCCTTAGGATTATTCAATTGAATCACAATGCTTTTACGGAGATTTTGCAGCCACAGTTGTCAACTTGTGTTAGTTTTTTGCAAGTTTTGGATCTACAACAGAATCAGATACATggaaattttccaactttcttGACAGACAATTCTACATTGAGGTCTCTGGACTTGTCAGGGAATTTGTTTTCGGGTAAAATCCCCGGTTCTATTGGTAATTTGTTGAGATTGGAGCAACTTAGAATGGCAAATAATTCGTTTGAGGGTGATATACCCGTTGGGATTACAAAATGTAGTGGTCTGATGGTTCTTGATCTTGAAGGGAACCGATTGATAGGGGAAATTCCGCGCTTTTTAGGTGATTTTAAAAGCTTGAAGATTTTGTCACTCGGAAGAAATCAGTTTTCGGGTTTGATTCCATCTAGTTTTGGCAATATCACTAGTCTTGAAAGTCTGAATTTGGAAGGGAATCGTCTGACGGGAAGCTTGCCTGAGGAGTTAATGTTTTTGAGCAATTTAAGTATATTAGACCTTAGTGGAAACAAGTTTTCTGGTAGTATTCCTGATGGTATTTGGAACTTTCAGCAGTTATCAGTTCTGAACATGAGTAGAAATGGATTGTCAGGGAGTATTCCGTCTAGCATTGGAACTCTGTATAAGCTAGTAGCTCTTGATTTGAGTGGACAGAATTTATCCGGGGAATTGCCATCAGATATTGCTGGTTTGCCTAATTTACAAGTGATTGCTTTGCAAGAAAACAAGTTGTCTGGGAATGTTCCTGAAGGTTTTAGTAGCTTAATGGGTCTGCAGTACTTGAATCTATCTTCCAATTCATTTTCGGGTCATATACCATCTACGTTTGGCTTCTTGACCTCGTTAGTTGTCCTTTCATTGTCTAACAATAACATATCTGGTTCAATTCCTCCCGACTTGGGTAATTCCTCTGCTTTGGAAGCTTTAAATCTGCGGTCAAATTCATTGAGTGGCCAAATTCCTGCTGATCTTGCACGTCTTTCCCGCTTGAGTGTGCTAAATTTGGGAAGAAATAACCTGACGGGTGAAATCCCAGAAATTATTTCAAATTGTTCATCCCTCACGTCGCTTGTGTTGGACATGAACCATCTTTCCGGGATCATACCAGCGTCACTGTCGAGCTTATTAAGCTTAAATACGCTTGACCTCTCTGGAAACAACTTGAATGGAGAAATCCCAGAAAATCTTACAATGCTCCCGAACTTGGTGAACTTCAATGTGTCAAACAATAAATTGGAAGGCGAGATACCAATGACGCTCGGCTCTCGTTTTAATGACCCATTGGATTACATTGGCAATCAGGGTTTGTGCGGGGAGCCATTGGACATAAAATGTGAGAGATATCGTAATGATAGGAAAAGACTGATTATGTTTATTGCAGTGGCTGCAAGTGGAGGTCTTCTCCTTGCATCATGCTGCTGCTTTTACATATACGCCCTGTTGAGGTGGCGCAGGAAGCTCAAAGAAAAGGCAGCTGGAGAGAAGAAGCATAGCCCTGCAAGGGTTAGTTCAAGGTCCAGTCGCAGTCGTGGCAGTGGCGTCAATGGTGGACCAAAACTTGTTatgttcaataacaaaatcaCAGTCGCTGAAACAATTGAAGCAACAAGGGAATTTGATGAGGAAAACGTGCTAAGCAGAACACGCCACGGAGTGCTGTTCAAGGCCTGTTACAATGACGGAATGCTACTTTCAATCTGTAGACTACCAGATGGATCACTAGACGAGAACAAGTTCAGAAAAGAGGCCGAATCACTTGGCAGATTGAAGCACAGAAACCTAACTGTTCTCCGCGGGTACTATGCTGGCCCCCCAGACCTTAGACTACTTGCTTATGATTACATGCCAAATGGGAACCTTGCGACACTGCTTCAAGAAGCATCCCACCAAGATGGTCATGTCCTCAATTGGCCAATGCGACACCTCATTGCACTTGGCATTGCGCGTGCATTGGCTTTCCTCCACGCATCCTCTATTGTTCATGGAGATGTTAAACCACAAAATGTCCTATTCGATGCAGACTTTGAAGCCCATCTTTCAGATTTTGGACTAGACAAGCTTACAGTGGCCACATCAGCCGAGCCTTCTACTTCAACATCAGTTGGGACTATAGGATACGTAGCGCCAGAAACAGCATTAACAGGAGAAGCCACGAGACAGTCAGATGTTTATAGCTTTGGCATTGTATTACTGGAACTACTAACAGGAAAAAGGCCATTAATGTTCACTCAAGATGAGGACATTGTGAAATGGGTAAAGAGGCAATTACAGAGAGGGCAAATATCAGAACTGTTAGAGCCAGGATTGCTTGAGTTGGACCCAGAATCATCAGAATGGGAGGAGTTTTTGTTAGGAATAAAAGTAGGTTTGCTTTGCACAGCACCGGACCCCCTAGATCGACCCACCATGACCGACGTTGTGTTCATGCTTGAAGGTTGTCGCGTCGGCCCCAATATATCTTCTGCTGATCCCACCGATCAAATTTCGCTCGCCTGA